The proteins below are encoded in one region of Oxyura jamaicensis isolate SHBP4307 breed ruddy duck chromosome 22, BPBGC_Ojam_1.0, whole genome shotgun sequence:
- the GINS4 gene encoding DNA replication complex GINS protein SLD5: protein MAAAAGGSGQGPEADGGSEELVLTPAQLIRSLEQAWLNEKFAPELLEGKPEIVECVVEQLDHMESNLKRAKAGDLKVSVHRMEIERIRYVLSSYLRCRLVKIEKFFPHVLEKEKSRAEGEPSILSPEEFAFAKEYMANTETYLKNVALKHMPPNLQKVSLLKSVPKPNLDSFVFLRVLERQENILVEPETDEQREYTIDLEEGSQHLIRYKTIAPLVASGAVQLI from the exons atggcggcggcggcgggcggctcgGGGCAGGGCCCGGAGGCGGACGGGGGCAGCGAGGAGCTGGTGCTCACCCCGGCGCAGCTCATCCGTAGCCTGGAGCAG GCTTGGCTGAATGAGAAGTTTGCCCcggagctgctggagggcaAACCTGAGATCGTTGAGTGCGTTGTGGAGCAGCTGGACCACATG gAGTCAAACCTGAAACGGGCAAAGGCAGGAGACTTAAAGGTCAGCGTCCATCGCATGGAGATTGAAAGGATCCGTTACGTGCTCAGCAGCTACTTGCGATGTAGGCTTGTGAAG ATAGAGAAGTTCTTTCCCCATGTCCTGGAGAAAGAGAAGTCTCGAGCTGAAGGGGAGCCTTCCATTCTATCCCCAGAGGAGTTTGCCTTTGCTAAAGA GTACATGGCAAACACAGAGACTTACCTAAAAAATGTGGCCCTAAAACACATGCCACCTAACCTGCAGAAAGTGTCCCTCTTAAAATCAG TCCCAAAGCCCAACCTGGATTCCTTCGTCTTCTTGAGGGtgctggagaggcaggagaacATCCTGGTTGAGCCGGAGACTGATGAGCAGAG GGAGTACACCATCGATCTGGAGGAGGGCTCACAACATCTGATCCGCTACAAGACCATTGCCCCTCTGGTGGCCTCGGGAGCAGTGCAGCTCATCTGA
- the GOLGA7 gene encoding golgin subfamily A member 7: MRPQQAPVSGKVFIQRDYSGGTRCQFQSKFPAELENRIDRQQFEETVRTLNNLYAEAEKLGGQSYLEGCLACLTAYTIFLCMETHYEKVLKKIAKFIQEQNEKIYAPQGLLLTDPIERGLRVIEITIYEDRGMSSGR; the protein is encoded by the exons ATGAGGCCGCAGCAGGCGCCGGTGTCGGGCAAGGTGTTCATCCAGCGCGACTACAGCGGCGGGACGCGCTGCCAGTTCCAGAGCAAATTCCCGGCCGAGCTGGAGAACCGG ATTGATAGGCAGCAGTTTGAAGAGACTGTCCGAACACTGAATAACCTTTATGCAGAAGCTGAAAAACTTGGGGGCCAATCTTATCTTGAAGGGTGTCTGGCCTGTCTGACTGCCTATACTATCTTCTTGTGCATGGAAACACATTATGAAAAG GTTCTAAAGAAAATTGCCAAGTTCATTCAGGAACAGAATGAGAAGATCTATGCTCCTCAGGGCCTACTTCTGACAGATCCCATTGAAAGAGGACTAAGAGTT ATTGAAATTACCATTTATGAAGACAGAGGTATGAGCAGTGGAAGATAA